One segment of Bacteroidota bacterium DNA contains the following:
- a CDS encoding bifunctional UDP-3-O-[3-hydroxymyristoyl] N-acetylglucosamine deacetylase/3-hydroxyacyl-ACP dehydratase, protein MSTTIKQKTIKKEVSISGVGLHTGKKTNLTFKPAEDNHGFKFKRIDLPNQPVVDADIDNVVDTARGTTLEQNGARIYTTEHVLAALVGMDLDNILMELDGPEMPIMDGSAMPFINLLETAGIKEQNTEREYFELKENLTYEDPIKKVEMLAVPQDEFRITVMVDYNSEILGTQHGTMYNIHEFKTEIAKCRTYVFLHELEALLQHNLIKGGDLDNAIVLVDRPIPNEKLEYLASVFNKHDVVIKGKGVLNNTTLHFFNEPARHKVLDIVGDLALIGTHIKAHILAARPGHAGNTAFAKKIKELIKKEKLKKNEAPKIDLSAEPLFNINDIIKILPHRQPFLLIDKIMELSESHVIGVKNVTMNEEFFKGHFPDNPVMPGVLLIEAMAQTGGILVLKTVPDPENYLTYFMKIDGVKFKQKVLPGDTVVFKLDLLTPIRRGICHMKGVAYVGSKAVMEAEMMAQIVKVKNTKAEVLA, encoded by the coding sequence ATGAGCACTACCATAAAGCAAAAAACGATTAAAAAAGAAGTTTCAATATCCGGTGTTGGTTTACATACAGGAAAAAAAACAAATCTTACATTTAAACCTGCAGAAGACAATCATGGCTTTAAATTCAAACGAATTGATTTGCCCAATCAACCGGTAGTTGATGCAGATATAGACAATGTTGTAGATACTGCTAGAGGCACAACCCTAGAGCAAAATGGCGCAAGAATTTATACTACCGAGCACGTGCTTGCTGCCTTAGTTGGTATGGATTTAGACAATATACTAATGGAATTGGATGGTCCGGAAATGCCAATAATGGATGGTAGTGCAATGCCATTTATCAATTTGCTTGAAACTGCCGGAATAAAAGAACAGAATACAGAACGAGAATATTTTGAATTAAAAGAAAATCTTACCTACGAAGATCCTATAAAAAAAGTAGAGATGTTGGCAGTGCCGCAAGACGAATTTAGAATAACTGTAATGGTTGACTACAATTCAGAAATATTAGGAACACAGCATGGCACTATGTACAACATACATGAATTTAAAACAGAAATTGCCAAGTGCCGTACGTATGTTTTTTTGCACGAACTGGAAGCTTTATTGCAACACAACTTGATAAAGGGCGGAGATCTAGACAATGCAATTGTATTGGTTGACAGACCTATCCCTAACGAAAAATTAGAATACCTTGCATCTGTATTTAATAAGCACGATGTAGTTATAAAAGGCAAAGGAGTATTAAACAATACCACACTTCATTTTTTTAATGAACCTGCAAGACACAAAGTGCTTGACATTGTTGGTGATTTGGCATTAATTGGCACTCACATCAAAGCCCACATTTTAGCCGCACGCCCTGGTCATGCAGGCAACACAGCATTTGCAAAAAAAATAAAAGAATTAATTAAAAAAGAAAAACTTAAAAAGAACGAAGCACCCAAAATAGATTTGAGTGCAGAACCGCTTTTTAATATAAACGACATCATAAAAATTCTTCCACATAGACAGCCATTTTTATTGATTGATAAAATAATGGAACTCAGCGAAAGCCATGTAATTGGTGTGAAGAATGTAACCATGAACGAAGAGTTTTTCAAAGGTCATTTCCCTGACAACCCTGTAATGCCAGGCGTATTGCTTATAGAAGCTATGGCGCAAACAGGTGGGATTTTAGTTTTAAAAACAGTACCGGATCCTGAAAATTATTTAACCTATTTCATGAAAATAGACGGAGTAAAATTCAAACAAAAAGTTTTACCGGGAGATACTGTTGTTTTTAAATTAGACTTACTTACTCCAATTAGACGCGGAATTTGTCATATGAAAGGGGTAGCTTACGTTGGCTCAAAAGCAGTGATGGAAGCCGAAATGATGGCACAAATAGTAAAAGTAAAAAACACAAAAGCGGAAGTTCTTGCCTAA
- a CDS encoding ATP-binding cassette domain-containing protein translates to MKLHLENIGKQFQHEWIYRNVNLSAISGDTLAILGTNGTGKSTLLQLISGSLPPTEGKISYSINNIPVALENVYQHISISAHYVDLLEDYTLEELIKFHSKFKPLMNTYSIQKVMEVIELPKSNNKQLKYFSSGMKQRVKHALAVLSNTSILLIDEPSTNLDENSIEWFRNLVTGNLENRITIIFSNYIQKEFSFCKTIVELKEFQIKN, encoded by the coding sequence GTGAAATTACATCTCGAAAATATTGGCAAACAGTTCCAACACGAATGGATTTATAGAAACGTCAACCTTTCTGCTATCTCTGGCGATACGCTTGCAATATTAGGAACAAACGGCACAGGGAAATCAACACTACTACAACTAATTTCCGGCAGCTTACCTCCTACCGAAGGCAAGATTAGTTATTCTATAAACAATATTCCTGTTGCCTTAGAAAATGTATACCAACACATCAGCATATCTGCCCACTATGTTGATTTATTAGAAGATTACACATTGGAGGAGCTAATCAAATTTCATTCGAAATTTAAACCTCTTATGAATACCTACTCCATACAAAAAGTAATGGAGGTGATTGAGCTTCCTAAATCAAACAACAAACAACTTAAATATTTTTCATCCGGAATGAAACAGCGTGTTAAGCATGCGCTGGCGGTTCTATCAAACACCTCCATTTTATTAATTGACGAACCATCAACAAATTTGGATGAAAATTCGATAGAATGGTTCAGAAATTTAGTTACCGGAAATTTAGAAAACAGAATAACAATTATTTTTTCTAACTACATTCAAAAAGAATTTTCTTTCTGTAAAACAATTGTGGAACTGAAAGAGTTTCAGATAAAAAATTAA
- a CDS encoding gliding motility-associated C-terminal domain-containing protein → MLFSRLSFLLFFLLQLSLGGIKAQNPLIVVSSNVPSSLNVCGSSQLFSININNPSAGAVTGTQVTVTMPTGVIYQAGSITNAGEVNIGNLSAPTFSVSTINSLNNITLTFLASVNCNINTFLATGNPIQNTITVNYTGNSQNFTLNHTTGVYSIYQPNLSITTFTNQTYAGTVGGAFTRCFNIVNGGLGALNQFTVTDVHGNGLTITSVSPGTLSTNGNTETIILSGADFTSIGDGDNLFENGENITICENVTINNCSAVTSNITAGWGCNGSVCQSSSTTANITFPGVTPQLTFSTVASQNFCLGAGNDSKQKLIITNHPNAGTATNLILNIHQSDGGSFYCGMKMLSEIVVSSLQIKYNNGTPTTIVPTSSLTCSNVSCLGANSVGFVKLTIPQINPGDSVIITWDVRTCCEVNTVNNGWRYDATYQDVCQNNFVKPLTLGRFYNLVRGDLSNNNSPSNIISGQTKKFSFLITTHYNNVSPTGPGANWQAEFQLPPCLTYNNTPIYILDADGITQWPAASVNQVGNTVTATFNGSPSSGVIEQSQILIDLTANCSSCSGGIDSVQASLYYVPTTTNCTCRALVSKASAILSIVCPVSCEGLNFSNYEVYRTSLGSPDNNDDGVDDGFGNLNFNKIRRDRSMFGDTVETSFQATIQTSVQNPQWQYLYAQSTITNSNYITSVGGILKVVRGVNTYTCFIPGVVPTGNTFSYNLSFPLAFNPAITEYQNGDSIFFDPQYKVTSNPGGGNIITSNISNDFYCSDIPNPTNAINKFTCNVFQGNFSIIGYYFTVSGPDNFTTQECDQVVIRQNYYFSVGPCCIYAGVNMFPFEYRNFTGAELLKVVVPNGYAFVAASVREVRTSGLLLSTASPTYPITPISTTGPIFDFNMTPFYQGATPLIYPSDEGFYGTLTLTLSPTCAVTRNVNAPIGYYWTYSKGNGKIDSALVKRQSNAGAGDHVFYDGPDFFLQSALPTIIAPNNSVCWDISLTNITNVNSQNTWIGAQIAGGITINQVTDLTNNNIINPVNGIYQLGNLSGATTNNYRICATFTSCNADSFMLHAGWNCPGYPTSIATYPCSTKTLQLKLIPQIPSFQIAVTPPATAVNLCDTAEYLIKSTNVDLGTAYNVFFNTTLPTGISIVPNTSKISYPIGNTFVGINDPANMGGSNWQWNISADEDTIGANGLKGVLTNTLNSFEIKFKVLTDCNYIVGSNIVFEVKGQSACGINKNAILGLASQLGINGANASFTTNVKLTSTFISACNGNTNLKVSVINNGPGSFVNSDSITIMFPSGVNYVANSFSGIKNPPVVANPTTYFNSLSEYNTWNLPVGVAPGDSVVFTIDFSGLSDSLKCSIYQFFARTVSTSNVLCMQTNNICGVSVLTGYDTLDIYSYKSNLNLSNASGVSVPNPPTGETATINMTINNPGGQQIIPSNPTIISYYFDANNNGIIDAGDNLVVKDTVAALIPTNGSYAYTGIIDVPAGFACSLIASIDSTLNTCSCNSSQIPLSIPLTYLANDTMLCDGELANIGTPAITGYTYTWNSTTGLNNASNSNPQLTASNNGTNVAVTVYTVSVNRLFCSASDTAVVTIVNKPIAMVGNDTSYCGVNTINLNANALIGNYSGTWTQLPGGPTNATINNNTSSNTAITNLQEGTYKFMWTVATGTTCPAASDTIEITLFDLPIANAGGDFSLCGSATSSQLAATPLTVFASGSWQQISGPTTTIFADDSSATTAISGLAAGIYEYEWTVTNGTCPVKKDTTMLRIFSKPIANLQADTTQLCEFGCISFTDLTQSDPLDTIVSWNWDFGNGSNSLQQNPNNCYPTNGAYSISLIVTSNAGCKDTSTVNNMITVHPTPIANFTVTPVNPSISAPSINLTNGSTGYTNFVWNFGDNTLDSLNTNATHTYDTEVPTDYTIGLYLVNQFGCVDTAEATVKIGPDWVIWFPNCFTPSGDLINDFFDIKGIGIKEFELWIFDRWGEQIFNSTSLDNKWNGRRDNKLELVQQDVYVWKARVTDIFDQAHQYIGHVTVLR, encoded by the coding sequence ATGCTTTTTTCACGTTTATCTTTTTTATTATTTTTCTTACTACAATTATCTTTAGGGGGGATAAAAGCACAAAACCCATTAATTGTTGTAAGTAGCAATGTACCTTCTTCTTTAAATGTTTGCGGATCAAGTCAATTGTTTTCAATCAACATTAATAATCCATCTGCGGGTGCAGTTACCGGGACACAAGTAACTGTAACAATGCCAACCGGAGTTATTTACCAAGCCGGATCGATAACAAATGCAGGGGAAGTAAACATTGGTAATTTAAGTGCTCCAACATTTTCTGTTAGCACTATTAATTCATTAAACAATATTACACTTACATTTTTAGCTAGCGTAAATTGTAATATCAATACCTTTTTAGCTACAGGAAATCCAATACAAAATACAATTACGGTTAATTACACGGGAAACTCTCAAAATTTCACACTTAACCATACTACCGGAGTTTATTCCATCTATCAGCCAAATTTATCAATTACAACCTTTACAAATCAAACGTATGCCGGAACTGTCGGTGGCGCATTTACAAGATGTTTCAATATTGTAAATGGCGGGTTAGGTGCCCTAAATCAATTTACAGTAACAGATGTACACGGAAATGGACTAACAATTACATCTGTAAGCCCCGGGACATTAAGTACAAATGGAAATACAGAAACCATCATCCTATCCGGTGCCGACTTTACAAGTATTGGAGATGGAGATAATCTATTTGAGAACGGAGAAAACATTACCATTTGCGAAAATGTAACTATAAATAATTGCAGTGCAGTAACGTCAAATATTACAGCGGGATGGGGATGTAATGGCTCTGTTTGTCAATCAAGCAGTACAACTGCAAATATTACATTTCCGGGAGTTACGCCACAACTAACTTTTTCTACAGTTGCTTCTCAAAATTTTTGCTTAGGAGCGGGAAATGACTCTAAACAAAAATTAATAATAACTAACCATCCTAATGCAGGAACGGCTACTAATCTTATCTTGAACATACATCAGTCTGATGGAGGTAGTTTTTATTGTGGAATGAAGATGTTATCTGAAATTGTTGTAAGCTCATTACAAATAAAATATAACAATGGAACTCCCACTACAATTGTTCCAACATCGAGTTTAACATGTAGTAATGTAAGTTGTTTGGGGGCAAATTCGGTTGGGTTTGTTAAGTTAACTATTCCTCAGATAAACCCAGGAGATTCTGTTATAATAACATGGGACGTTCGTACATGTTGCGAAGTGAATACTGTTAATAATGGGTGGAGGTATGATGCAACTTATCAAGATGTGTGTCAAAACAACTTTGTAAAACCTTTGACTTTGGGACGTTTTTATAATCTTGTTCGAGGTGATTTATCTAACAACAATTCTCCTTCAAATATAATTTCTGGACAAACAAAAAAATTCAGCTTTCTTATAACAACACACTATAACAATGTTTCTCCAACAGGACCGGGAGCCAACTGGCAAGCAGAATTTCAGTTACCACCGTGCTTAACCTACAACAATACCCCCATCTATATTTTAGACGCGGATGGAATAACACAATGGCCTGCTGCTAGTGTTAATCAGGTAGGGAATACAGTTACCGCCACATTTAATGGCAGTCCATCCTCAGGTGTAATTGAACAATCTCAAATATTAATTGACCTTACGGCTAATTGCAGCAGTTGCTCTGGAGGTATTGATAGCGTACAAGCAAGTCTCTATTATGTCCCTACTACAACCAATTGCACATGCAGAGCGCTCGTATCAAAAGCTTCTGCTATACTAAGTATTGTGTGTCCTGTTAGTTGCGAGGGGCTCAATTTCAGTAATTACGAAGTGTATAGAACTAGCCTTGGTTCGCCCGACAATAATGACGATGGCGTTGATGATGGATTTGGAAACCTAAACTTCAACAAAATTAGAAGAGACAGATCAATGTTTGGTGATACTGTAGAAACAAGTTTTCAGGCTACTATCCAAACAAGCGTACAAAACCCGCAATGGCAATATTTATATGCACAATCTACTATTACTAATTCGAATTACATAACTTCTGTTGGCGGAATATTAAAAGTAGTTAGAGGCGTAAATACCTACACCTGTTTTATACCGGGTGTTGTACCAACAGGAAATACTTTTTCTTACAACCTCAGCTTCCCTTTGGCATTTAATCCGGCTATTACAGAATATCAAAACGGAGATTCTATATTTTTTGACCCACAATATAAAGTAACTTCAAATCCCGGAGGAGGCAATATTATTACATCAAATATCAGTAACGATTTTTACTGCTCCGACATTCCTAATCCAACAAACGCAATTAATAAATTTACCTGCAATGTATTTCAAGGCAACTTTAGTATAATTGGTTATTACTTTACAGTATCTGGCCCCGACAATTTTACAACACAAGAGTGCGATCAAGTTGTTATTAGACAAAACTATTATTTTAGTGTTGGACCTTGCTGTATTTATGCCGGTGTAAATATGTTTCCATTTGAATACAGGAATTTTACCGGTGCCGAATTATTAAAAGTAGTTGTACCAAATGGCTACGCCTTTGTAGCTGCATCTGTTAGGGAAGTTAGAACTAGCGGTCTTTTATTGTCAACAGCAAGCCCTACTTATCCAATTACACCAATTAGTACTACTGGTCCAATTTTTGATTTTAACATGACTCCTTTTTACCAAGGCGCTACTCCACTGATATACCCAAGCGATGAAGGTTTTTATGGAACGCTAACATTAACACTAAGTCCAACATGTGCTGTAACTAGAAATGTAAATGCACCAATTGGCTACTACTGGACTTACAGCAAAGGAAATGGAAAAATTGATAGTGCATTGGTAAAACGGCAATCAAATGCAGGTGCAGGCGATCATGTTTTCTACGATGGTCCTGATTTTTTCTTGCAATCTGCACTACCAACCATAATAGCTCCAAACAATAGTGTTTGCTGGGATATTTCCTTAACCAATATTACGAACGTTAACTCTCAAAACACATGGATTGGCGCACAAATTGCTGGAGGTATTACTATCAATCAAGTTACAGACCTTACAAATAACAACATTATTAATCCTGTAAATGGAATTTATCAGCTTGGAAATTTAAGTGGTGCTACTACAAATAACTATAGAATTTGTGCCACATTTACTTCGTGTAATGCAGACAGCTTTATGTTGCATGCCGGCTGGAATTGTCCCGGATACCCAACTAGCATTGCCACCTACCCGTGCTCAACGAAAACATTGCAATTAAAATTAATTCCGCAAATACCAAGTTTTCAAATTGCTGTTACACCTCCTGCTACAGCAGTTAATTTGTGCGACACAGCAGAATACCTAATAAAAAGCACCAACGTAGATTTAGGAACAGCCTACAATGTATTCTTTAATACAACATTACCAACAGGCATTAGCATTGTACCAAACACATCTAAAATATCTTACCCAATTGGCAATACGTTTGTAGGCATAAACGACCCTGCCAACATGGGGGGCAGCAATTGGCAATGGAATATTTCAGCAGACGAAGACACTATTGGCGCAAACGGATTAAAAGGAGTTTTGACGAACACATTAAATAGTTTCGAAATAAAGTTTAAAGTACTAACGGATTGCAATTATATTGTTGGAAGCAATATTGTTTTTGAAGTAAAAGGACAAAGTGCCTGCGGAATTAATAAAAACGCCATCTTAGGACTGGCATCTCAATTAGGCATTAATGGAGCTAATGCATCCTTTACAACTAATGTAAAGCTAACCTCCACTTTTATTTCTGCATGTAATGGCAATACAAATTTAAAAGTGTCCGTAATAAATAATGGACCAGGTTCTTTTGTAAACAGCGACTCTATTACCATCATGTTTCCGAGTGGTGTTAATTATGTAGCCAACTCTTTTTCCGGAATAAAAAACCCTCCTGTAGTTGCAAACCCAACTACGTATTTCAACAGCTTATCGGAATACAATACATGGAATTTGCCTGTGGGTGTGGCTCCGGGAGACAGCGTTGTTTTCACAATTGACTTCTCCGGATTGTCGGATTCTTTAAAATGTAGTATCTATCAATTTTTTGCACGAACAGTAAGTACATCAAATGTGTTGTGTATGCAAACAAATAATATTTGCGGTGTGAGTGTACTTACGGGTTACGACACACTAGATATCTATTCATATAAATCTAATCTTAATCTTTCAAATGCATCAGGTGTTTCTGTTCCCAACCCACCTACAGGCGAAACGGCAACAATTAACATGACCATAAATAATCCGGGTGGGCAACAAATTATTCCGTCTAACCCAACTATTATTTCCTACTATTTTGATGCGAACAACAATGGTATTATTGATGCTGGAGACAATTTAGTAGTAAAAGACACCGTTGCAGCTCTTATTCCAACAAACGGAAGTTATGCTTACACAGGCATTATTGATGTTCCGGCAGGATTCGCATGCTCTTTAATTGCATCCATCGACAGCACACTTAATACGTGTTCTTGCAACAGTTCGCAAATTCCACTAAGTATTCCGCTTACTTATTTGGCGAATGACACAATGCTTTGTGATGGAGAATTGGCAAACATTGGAACCCCTGCAATTACTGGATATACTTACACATGGAACAGCACCACAGGATTAAACAACGCGTCAAACTCCAACCCACAGCTAACAGCAAGCAATAATGGAACTAACGTTGCTGTTACTGTTTACACAGTAAGTGTTAATAGATTATTTTGTTCTGCTTCCGACACCGCTGTTGTTACCATTGTAAATAAACCTATTGCTATGGTGGGCAATGATACCAGTTACTGCGGAGTAAACACAATTAACCTCAACGCAAATGCATTAATAGGAAACTACTCCGGCACATGGACACAATTACCCGGTGGGCCTACCAATGCAACAATTAACAACAATACTTCTTCAAATACTGCAATTACCAACCTACAAGAAGGAACTTATAAATTTATGTGGACAGTTGCCACGGGCACTACTTGTCCTGCAGCCTCCGATACCATTGAAATAACTCTATTTGATTTACCAATTGCAAATGCAGGAGGAGATTTTTCGTTATGTGGATCGGCCACTAGCTCACAACTAGCAGCAACACCTTTAACAGTATTTGCATCAGGAAGCTGGCAGCAAATTTCCGGACCAACTACAACTATATTCGCAGATGATTCTTCTGCCACTACCGCAATTTCTGGCTTAGCAGCAGGCATCTACGAATACGAGTGGACCGTAACCAATGGAACGTGCCCTGTAAAAAAAGACACGACCATGCTCCGTATTTTTTCTAAACCAATTGCTAATTTGCAGGCAGACACAACTCAATTATGCGAATTTGGATGTATATCATTTACCGACTTAACTCAATCAGACCCACTTGATACAATTGTGTCATGGAACTGGGACTTTGGAAATGGATCAAACTCCTTACAGCAAAATCCGAATAATTGTTATCCTACGAATGGCGCATACTCTATATCACTTATCGTAACAAGCAATGCCGGTTGTAAAGATACGTCAACCGTAAACAATATGATAACGGTACATCCAACGCCAATCGCCAACTTTACAGTTACACCGGTAAATCCATCTATATCGGCTCCTAGCATAAACTTAACAAATGGTAGTACCGGCTATACAAACTTTGTCTGGAATTTTGGAGACAATACACTTGATTCTTTAAACACAAACGCGACACATACTTACGATACCGAAGTACCAACAGACTATACGATTGGACTCTATCTTGTTAACCAATTCGGATGTGTTGACACAGCAGAAGCCACAGTAAAAATAGGCCCGGATTGGGTTATTTGGTTTCCTAATTGCTTTACTCCTTCCGGAGATTTAATAAATGATTTTTTTGATATTAAAGGAATTGGAATTAAAGAATTTGAGTTGTGGATATTTGACAGATGGGGCGAACAAATATTTAACAGTACAAGTTTGGATAATAAATGGAATGGCAGACGAGATAATAAACTAGAACTTGTTCAACAAGATGTATATGTCTGGAAAGCTAGAGTTACGGATATTTTCGATCAAGCCCATCAATATATAGGGCATGTAACTGTATTGCGATAA
- a CDS encoding glycosyltransferase, translating into MRVAFLSSFYPLRGGIAQFNAALYRQFELQHTVKAFTFSKQYPDILFPGTTQYVTEDDKADKIDAIEVLNTVNPISYFTTAKKIKHYAPDILVMKYWMPFFAPSLGTVAKLVKSKTKVITILDNVIPHEKRIGDIALNNYFLNQNHGFVVMSDVVKNDLLSLKPNAKYIYHQHPLYNHFGNKLDKAGARAQLNLPADKKILLFFGFIRGYKGLDLLIKAMKNLSEEYHLVIAGEIYGSFDEYDALISELGVSTKITQLVRYINDAEVSVLFSAADVNVLPYKSATQSGITSIAYHFDLPIIATDVGGLKESIYHNKTGLIVPEPNPDQITSSINDYFSANKSVEFEKNIQELKKQMSWESLANSIVKFSDSL; encoded by the coding sequence ATGAGAGTAGCTTTTCTTTCTAGTTTTTACCCTTTAAGAGGTGGTATTGCACAGTTTAATGCAGCCTTGTACCGTCAGTTTGAATTACAGCATACCGTTAAAGCATTTACTTTTTCCAAGCAATATCCGGATATTTTGTTCCCGGGTACTACGCAATATGTAACCGAAGATGATAAAGCAGACAAGATTGACGCAATTGAAGTATTGAATACTGTTAATCCTATTTCATATTTTACAACAGCGAAAAAAATAAAACACTATGCTCCCGATATTTTGGTGATGAAATATTGGATGCCTTTTTTTGCCCCATCCTTAGGTACGGTCGCAAAATTGGTAAAGTCAAAAACAAAGGTGATTACGATTTTAGACAATGTTATTCCGCACGAAAAAAGAATAGGGGACATAGCATTAAATAACTATTTTCTAAATCAGAATCATGGTTTTGTGGTGATGAGTGATGTTGTAAAAAACGATTTACTCTCGTTAAAGCCCAATGCAAAATACATTTACCACCAACATCCACTGTACAACCATTTCGGAAATAAATTAGATAAAGCTGGCGCTCGTGCTCAATTAAATTTGCCGGCTGATAAAAAAATTCTGCTTTTTTTTGGATTTATAAGAGGCTATAAAGGCTTGGATTTGCTAATTAAAGCAATGAAAAATCTTTCGGAAGAGTATCATTTAGTAATTGCGGGCGAGATATACGGTAGTTTTGATGAATACGATGCTTTAATCTCAGAGCTGGGTGTATCAACTAAAATTACCCAACTTGTTCGATACATTAATGATGCAGAGGTTTCTGTTTTGTTTTCTGCAGCCGATGTAAATGTATTGCCTTACAAATCGGCAACACAAAGTGGTATAACATCTATTGCATATCATTTCGATTTGCCAATAATAGCAACTGATGTAGGAGGTTTAAAAGAATCTATATATCACAATAAAACAGGATTAATTGTACCGGAACCAAATCCGGATCAAATAACAAGTTCGATTAACGATTATTTTTCAGCAAATAAAAGTGTTGAATTTGAAAAAAACATTCAAGAACTAAAAAAACAAATGTCTTGGGAAAGCTTAGCGAATAGTATTGTTAAGTTTTCCGATAGTTTGTAA
- the lpxA gene encoding acyl-ACP--UDP-N-acetylglucosamine O-acyltransferase: protein MLSSSAYIHPNAKLGKNVIVEPFATIYEDVEIGDGTWIGPNAVIMDGARIGKNCKIFPGAVISAVPQDLKFEGEKTTAEIGDNTIIREFVTMNRGTKDKFKTAVGSNCLLMAYVHIAHDCILGNNIIVANSVNLAGHVEIEDWSILEGLVAVQQFVKIGAHTFITGGSLVRKNVPPFVKAAREPLSYVGINSVGLRRRGFSNETIAEIEDIYRTIYVKGYNVTNAVNIVEQEAPASKEKEQIIKFIRESVNGIMRGIS, encoded by the coding sequence ATGTTAAGTTCTTCTGCCTACATACATCCCAATGCTAAACTTGGCAAAAATGTTATTGTTGAACCATTTGCGACCATTTATGAAGATGTAGAAATTGGAGATGGCACCTGGATTGGACCCAATGCAGTAATAATGGACGGTGCGCGTATAGGAAAAAATTGTAAAATATTTCCTGGCGCAGTTATATCTGCGGTTCCGCAAGATTTAAAATTTGAAGGCGAAAAAACTACAGCCGAAATTGGTGACAATACTATTATAAGGGAGTTTGTAACAATGAATCGTGGTACAAAAGATAAATTTAAAACTGCCGTAGGGAGTAATTGTTTATTGATGGCATACGTGCACATTGCTCACGATTGTATTTTAGGAAACAATATTATTGTTGCAAACAGCGTAAACCTTGCAGGACATGTAGAGATAGAAGACTGGTCGATACTGGAAGGATTGGTTGCGGTGCAACAATTTGTAAAAATAGGAGCTCATACTTTTATTACCGGAGGATCGTTAGTGCGTAAAAATGTACCTCCTTTTGTAAAAGCAGCAAGAGAGCCTCTTTCCTATGTAGGTATTAATTCCGTAGGACTTAGACGAAGAGGTTTTTCCAATGAAACAATTGCGGAAATTGAAGATATTTACAGAACTATTTATGTAAAAGGATACAATGTTACAAACGCTGTAAACATTGTAGAACAAGAAGCTCCGGCATCCAAAGAAAAAGAACAGATTATTAAGTTTATCAGAGAATCTGTAAATGGTATCATGCGCGGTATTTCATAA